The Pseudanabaena sp. PCC 6802 genomic interval GGCGATCGCCCTGCCAAACTGGGAAATGGACTGTTGCGCCATGTGTCGGCATCTTGAATGACGGTAACATTAACTGCGTACCAGGCTTGCCCAGCAGGTAATGGTGGTGGCGGAATCAGCCAGCCATTGCCAGGAGTTTTGCCCAGCGAGGTAATCGTGCCCAGCATCCGATCTGGCTGAATGCCCAGGGGAGAAACATCAAACTTTTGCAGGAGGGCGATCGCATTTTTTACATCTCCTGTTTGAGCTTGCAACCAGTTCTGGGCAGCGGCAAGCCCATCGCGTTCCAGCACTATTAATGCACCCCAAGTAAAAACCTCTGACTGTGGTGCTAGCTTGAGCGCTACATTGACTCGATGCCAAATGTGAACGCCATAGAGTTTGAGCATCTCACCCGTGCTTTTTGCGGTAATTTCCGAACTGGATGCAGCATCTAGAGCCGCTTTCCAACGCCCATCTAATGCTAGAACTAGTGCCTGTTCGCCAGGATCGGCAATAGTTTTATCTGCCTGCTCCTTAAGGGCTTTGGCGTGCCAAGCGATCAGTTGATATTGCTCCTGTACAAACGGAGACCATGCGGTACCCTTAGACTGAAGTTCCGATTTCCAGGCTTCTAACTTTTGCAGTGCCGATGACCACAGCCCGCCACTGGCGAATAATAGAGCATCGCTATAGGGTTTGGGCATTTTTAAACCTTCGTTGAGATTTATTTCTCTCAACTGCAGGGGATTGATAGGATTGCGAGATGCCTCCACGCTATACACCGCAAGACTGGGTTCAAAAGCCTGCGATCGCTCTACAACTAACTCTGGCTCATTGGGCACCAGTGCAGGCAGGTCTTGCTGCGGAGCATTTTCGGAATTGGAGTCAGGACTATTGCGAGTAAAACTAACATCGGTAAAATCTTGCCACTGCGGCGATTTAGAGGCTGGACTAGTCCAGTCGATCGCCCAATTCAAGCTGGGTTGAGGTTGGGCGATATAGTAAAACACCTGCCCGTAAGTAATGTTATCCGCCTTGCCAGTTGCCATAAACCAGATACCGCGACTGGGTGAAGTCCCCTCAATCGGCTCTAATTTTGTCAGGGGCATCTGGTTATTCGCTTTACCTGGTTTGAGCTGCTCCGTTTTGTACTTAAACACGGGCGCTCTGACAAAGTACTCGTCTGGGGGAGTGATATCTATTTTTCTAACTAGCTGAAATTTTTCCTCTCCATTCGTACTCGTTAAAGGCTGATAAACCCGAATTTCCTGAATCTCGTTGCTCCTGGTCAGTAAAACTGGGTAAATACTATCGTTGATGTTAATTGGCAGCTTTTCCCCTAGACGCAGATCGGATCTGGCCAGTTCGACATTGATTTCAGCGATCGTTTTGGGTGGGTTTACACTGGCAAGTGGTAGCGATCGCCCATCACGCGGATAAAACCAGGGCATGGCAGCGGGATTAGTGACGAGCTGAATGCCCAAATAGGTTAACCCGCCTAGCACGAGCATAGATAAGGGTAGGATTAATTTACTCATGTCGATCGCCGCCCCAAGATCCTCTTGAACGTCAGGGTGGGAATCGTTATAGTCGTTATTATTGCGATCGTCTTTTAGCTGTATTTCCATGCGTTAAGATCGAAGCATTAATTAAAGCAAAAGCACCAAGCCGAAACAGTTCAAAAACTGCGGTCGGCCTCAAGCTAAATTGAATCCTGCCGGAATCTTGACATTGTAAGCCACAATGTTAAGTCGTAGTTGCAGGTCGGTTGTTGCTAACAGGTCTTAAACTGTAGTTATTAGTACCTTAAATTGCAAAAAGTCTCATTACGAATTGTTAACTATATCGATCGCAAATGATTTGTGAAAAAGGGGGTGTGGGGCGCAGCCCCACGCAGGGTGTAGAACCCCTGCACCCCGTTCGCAAACGAATTGGCGTAGCTATAATTACTTAATGTCTGGTCGAATGTTCGCTTGTAAACTCTAGTAAACCTCAATCGTAAACTAACTGAGCCAACAGATTATGTCTACATCACCATCACAATCGCATGTCAGCTCCGATCGCGTGATTATTTTTGATACCACCCTGCGCGATGGCGAACAGTCGCCCGGCGCTACCCTGAACGTGGATCAGAAACTAACCATCGCGCATCAACTGGCACGACTGGGTGTTGACGTAATTGAAGCGGGGTTTCCCTTCGCTAGCCCTGGCGACTTTACTGCCGTTCAACAAATTGCCAAAGCGGTTGGCACGGAAACCGGCCCCATTATTTGCGGTTTAGCCCGCGCTACAGCCAAGGATATCGACGCGGCAGCCGAAGCGCTCAAGCCCGCTGCTAAAGCTCGCATCCACACTTTCTTGGCGACCTCCGACATTCATTTAGAGTACAAGCTCAAGAAAACCCGCGCTGAGGTATTGCAAATTGTGCCGGAGATGGTCGCTCATGCCAAATCTAAGGTGGCGGATGTGGAGTTTTCACCCGAAGATGCCGGACGCAGCGATCCGGATTTCTTGTATCAGGTACTCGAAGCCGCGATCGCGGCGGGAGCCACTACGGTAAATATTCCCGATACGGTGGGCTACACTACGCCAGCGGAATTTGGAGCTTTGATCAAGGGCATTAAGGACAACGTGCGGAATATCGATCGGGCGATTATTTCCGTTCACGGACACAACGATCTGGGTCTAGCGGTGGCTAATTTCCTAGAAGCTGTGAAAAATGGGGCGCGCCAGTTGGAATGCACGATCAATGGCATTGGCGAACGGGCGGGTAATGCTGCGCTTGAAGAGTTGGTGATGGCAATGCACGTCCGCCGCCAGTACTTCAACCCATTCTTGGGTAGACCGACGGACTCCACTGCCCCACTTTGCAATATCGACACGAAGCAGATTTACAAAACCTCGCGCATGGTGTCTAGCCTTACGGGTATGCTCGTACAGCCGAATAAAGCGATCGTGGGTGCGAATGCCTTTGCCCACGAATCGGGGATTCACCAGGATGGGGTCTTGAAGAACAAGCTTACCTACGAGATTATGGATGCCCAGTCGATTGGCTTAACCGACAACCAGATTGTTCTGGGCAAGCTTTCCGGTCGCAATGCCTTTGGCACCCGCCTGCGCGAGCTGGGCTTCGATTTGAGCGAGCAGGAATTAAATAAGGCGTTTGTGCGGTTTAAGGATCTAGCCGACAAAAAGAAAGACATTAGCGATTGGGATCTAGAAGCGATCGTCAGCGATGAAATCCGTCAGGTGCCCGATGCCTTCAAGTTGGAGCACGTGCAGGTAAGCTGCGGCGATCGCGCTACTCCCACTGCTACGGTTACCATCCTCACGCCCAATGGAGAGGAACTGACAGATGCGGCAGTGGGCACTGGCCCCGTGGATGCGGTTTACAAAGCCATTAACCGCCTCGTGAACGTGCCCAATCAACTGATTGAGTTTTCGGTGCAGTCAGTGACGGCGGGGATCGATGCTTTGGGCGAAGTGACGATTCGGCTCAAGCACGATATGGGTATTTTCTCCGGTCATGCGGCAAATACCGATATCATCGTGGCTTCGGCACGGGCTTATATCAACGCGCTGAATAAGCTGTACTATGCGCTCGCTACCACTACTACCAAGGCAAAATAAGGCGGTTGTTTTTAAGGGACTGGCAGGAAAATAAGATATCCGCGATGTACTACGGCTAGCACCTAACACAGCCTGCGATTGGGATATTATTTAACCCCAAGTCCCTAAAAAGTATCCATGTGGAAATCACCTATGACAACCGAATCACCAAATCTTGAGGCAGCATTTCAACGATTAACCAATCAAATTTCCGATCTAGCAGTCCATGTAGTCGAGTCTGCCCACAATCACGACGCAGCATTAGCTAAAATCAATAAAACCCTCGATCGCGTTGCAGAGAGCCAGGCTCGGCATGAGCAGGTTCTCGATCGCATCATTAGACCTCTTGCAAATTAGCCAACTGAGGAGCCTTGAGAGCGTTCAAAATTGTAGAGACCAGCAATTAGATTGCAACGCAAACCAAAGCGGTGACGACGATTGCGATAGCGTCCAGATAAGATGCGGAAGATCTTCAAGCGGCGATTAACATGCTCAATGCCAACCCGTTGGCGCGCAAGTTGGCGGTTGAACGCTTTCTGCTCGGGCGTAAGCTGACCACCTTTCGGTTTCTTGTGGGGTAAGCGGCAGTAGAGATGCAGTTTCTGGATGCCTTGATAACCCTTGTCCTGCAAACTCTCGGTTTGAGGATGGAAATGGATGCCAGAAGCTTTGAACAGCTTGAAATCAT includes:
- a CDS encoding 2-isopropylmalate synthase; the protein is MSTSPSQSHVSSDRVIIFDTTLRDGEQSPGATLNVDQKLTIAHQLARLGVDVIEAGFPFASPGDFTAVQQIAKAVGTETGPIICGLARATAKDIDAAAEALKPAAKARIHTFLATSDIHLEYKLKKTRAEVLQIVPEMVAHAKSKVADVEFSPEDAGRSDPDFLYQVLEAAIAAGATTVNIPDTVGYTTPAEFGALIKGIKDNVRNIDRAIISVHGHNDLGLAVANFLEAVKNGARQLECTINGIGERAGNAALEELVMAMHVRRQYFNPFLGRPTDSTAPLCNIDTKQIYKTSRMVSSLTGMLVQPNKAIVGANAFAHESGIHQDGVLKNKLTYEIMDAQSIGLTDNQIVLGKLSGRNAFGTRLRELGFDLSEQELNKAFVRFKDLADKKKDISDWDLEAIVSDEIRQVPDAFKLEHVQVSCGDRATPTATVTILTPNGEELTDAAVGTGPVDAVYKAINRLVNVPNQLIEFSVQSVTAGIDALGEVTIRLKHDMGIFSGHAANTDIIVASARAYINALNKLYYALATTTTKAK